The sequence ATTTTTTTCATCTTCATTTAATTTCTTTGAGATTCTGTTTGTTAGATTTAAGACGGCTTTTACGACATCTGCAAATTCTCCTCCACCATAGGTGTCTATCCACCTCTGGTAAAGCGAGCTGGGGGAGCCCTTTGAAATAAGCGCCTTACCCACCTCCCAATAAATCCAGTAACAGGGAAGGAGTGCGCCTACAACTTCATGAAATGGAGAGG comes from Thermodesulfobacteriota bacterium and encodes:
- a CDS encoding thiaminase II; this encodes SPFHEVVGALLPCYWIYWEVGKALISKGSPSSLYQRWIDTYGGGEFADVVKAVLNLTNRISKKLNEDEKNEMKNHFITTSRYEWMFWDMGYRKEKWPV